From Coturnix japonica isolate 7356 chromosome 1, Coturnix japonica 2.1, whole genome shotgun sequence, the proteins below share one genomic window:
- the GRAP2 gene encoding GRB2-related adapter protein 2 isoform X2 translates to MEAIAKFDFTASGEDELSFQAGDILKVLSSQEEWYKAELRSQEGYVPKNFIDFHVPPWFDEKISRHEAESILMSKGVGSFIVRASQNSHGDFSISVRHEDDVQHFKVMRDSKGNYYLWTEKFYSLNKLVDYYKTSTISRQKQILLRDDSREEKERRGGSLERMSRDGLHVGGAAGEAHSSMPKRYVDHPVPVLHQQQDRYGGSLDRKDALHGLRYHSQGSAAAMQRRHTDPLHQQTPRILWVRALYDFDAMEHDELGFRSGDIVEVLDSSNPSWWKGRLRGELGLFPANYVTPVLL, encoded by the exons ATGGAAGCCATCGCCAAGTTTGATTTCACTGCTTCTGGAGAGGATGAGCTGAGTTTCCAGGCTGGGGATATCCTGAAG GTTTTGAGCTCCCAGGAAGAGTGGTACAAAGCTGAACTCCGCAGCCAAGAGGGCTATGTTCCTAAGAATTTCATTGATTTTCATGTTCCTCC CTGGTTTGATGAGAAGATATCCCGACACGAAGCTGAGAGCATCCTCATGAGCAAAGGAGTTGGTTCTTTCATTGTCCGAGCCAGTCAGAACTCTCACGGTGACTTCTCCATCTCTGTCAG GCACGAAGATGATGTACAGCACTTCAAAGTGATGAGGGACTCAAAAGGAAACTATTACTTGTGGACAGAGAAATTCTACTCACTGAACAAGCTGGTAGACTACTACAAGACAAGTACCATCTCCAGGCAGAAGCAGATCCTCCTGAGGGATGACAGCCGAGAAGAGAAG GAAAGGCGTGGTGGGAGCCTGGAACGAATGAGCCGGGATGGACTCCATGTgggtggagctgctggagaagctCATTCTTCTATGCCCAAGAGATATGTGGACCATCCTGTCCCTGTGTTGCACCAGCAACAG gATAGGTACGGAGGGAGCCTGGACAGAAAAGATGCACTGCATGGACTAAGGTATCATAGCCAAGGAAGTGCAGCAGCTATGCAACGGAGACACACAGACCCACTGCACCAGCAGACACCG cGTATACTGTGGGTCCGTGCCTTGTATGACTTCGATGCTATGGAGCACGATGAGCTGGGCTTCCGCAGTGGAGACATCGTGGAAGTCCTCGACAGCTCCAATCCATCATGGTGGAAAGGACGTCTGCGTGGGGAACTGGGTCTCTTCCCTGCCAACTATGTCACACCGGTGCTACTGTGA
- the GRAP2 gene encoding GRB2-related adapter protein 2 isoform X1 yields MRRRKGFLLARQTLLSCALSPTRSMEAIAKFDFTASGEDELSFQAGDILKVLSSQEEWYKAELRSQEGYVPKNFIDFHVPPWFDEKISRHEAESILMSKGVGSFIVRASQNSHGDFSISVRHEDDVQHFKVMRDSKGNYYLWTEKFYSLNKLVDYYKTSTISRQKQILLRDDSREEKERRGGSLERMSRDGLHVGGAAGEAHSSMPKRYVDHPVPVLHQQQDRYGGSLDRKDALHGLRYHSQGSAAAMQRRHTDPLHQQTPRILWVRALYDFDAMEHDELGFRSGDIVEVLDSSNPSWWKGRLRGELGLFPANYVTPVLL; encoded by the exons ATGAGACGTAGAAAAGGGTTTTTGCTGGCAAGGCAGACATTGCTCAG ctgtgctctgtcacCAACACGCAGCATGGAAGCCATCGCCAAGTTTGATTTCACTGCTTCTGGAGAGGATGAGCTGAGTTTCCAGGCTGGGGATATCCTGAAG GTTTTGAGCTCCCAGGAAGAGTGGTACAAAGCTGAACTCCGCAGCCAAGAGGGCTATGTTCCTAAGAATTTCATTGATTTTCATGTTCCTCC CTGGTTTGATGAGAAGATATCCCGACACGAAGCTGAGAGCATCCTCATGAGCAAAGGAGTTGGTTCTTTCATTGTCCGAGCCAGTCAGAACTCTCACGGTGACTTCTCCATCTCTGTCAG GCACGAAGATGATGTACAGCACTTCAAAGTGATGAGGGACTCAAAAGGAAACTATTACTTGTGGACAGAGAAATTCTACTCACTGAACAAGCTGGTAGACTACTACAAGACAAGTACCATCTCCAGGCAGAAGCAGATCCTCCTGAGGGATGACAGCCGAGAAGAGAAG GAAAGGCGTGGTGGGAGCCTGGAACGAATGAGCCGGGATGGACTCCATGTgggtggagctgctggagaagctCATTCTTCTATGCCCAAGAGATATGTGGACCATCCTGTCCCTGTGTTGCACCAGCAACAG gATAGGTACGGAGGGAGCCTGGACAGAAAAGATGCACTGCATGGACTAAGGTATCATAGCCAAGGAAGTGCAGCAGCTATGCAACGGAGACACACAGACCCACTGCACCAGCAGACACCG cGTATACTGTGGGTCCGTGCCTTGTATGACTTCGATGCTATGGAGCACGATGAGCTGGGCTTCCGCAGTGGAGACATCGTGGAAGTCCTCGACAGCTCCAATCCATCATGGTGGAAAGGACGTCTGCGTGGGGAACTGGGTCTCTTCCCTGCCAACTATGTCACACCGGTGCTACTGTGA